Below is a window of Halobaculum lipolyticum DNA.
GCTGGGGGGCCGCTTCGACACCCACCGCGTGTACGACGACGCGCCCGCCGAGGAGGTGCTGCCCGACTTCACGCGCTGGTTCGACCGCCGACGCCGGGCCGGCGACCGGACGTGCTCGTACCTCCACCTCGCGGACCTCCACGAGCCGGTCGAACCGCCCCGCGCGTTCCGCCAGCGGTACGAGGTCGACGACGCCATCGAGGGGCTGTCGCGGTGGCGCTTCCGCGAGACGGCGAACCCCGGCCGCGAGGGGGACCGCTACCGCGAGCACCGTCGCCGGCTGTACCGGGCGGCCGCCGCCCACGTCGACGACCGACTGGCGGCGCTGCGCGAGCGCCTCCCCGACGACGTCGCGCTGGTGGTCGTCGGCGACCACGGCGAGGCGCTGTGGGAGCAGACCGCGCTGGACGCGCGGACGTTCGTCGACTCCCGGCCCGCCTACGGCATCGACCACGGCGGCACGCCGTACGAGGCCGTCGCGCGGGTTCCGCTGGCGGTCGAGGGACTCGACGTGCGCCCCGGCGGCACTCCCTCGCTCATCGACGTTGCCCCCACCCTCCTCGACGCGCTCGGCCAGCCCGAGGCGCTGGCGACGACCGGCGTCTCGCTGTCGCGGGGCGTCCCCGACGACCGGGTGCCGCTGGTCGAGGCCGCCCGCTACGGCCACGAGAAGAAGGCCGCCTACCGCGACGGCTGGAAGCTGATCGTCTCCCGCGGCGACGACGCCGCGGTGGGGTTCCGGCTCCCCGAGGAGCCGGGCGCCGCCGCGACCCGAGCCGACCTCCCGGCGGACGTGGAGCGCGACCTGTACGACGCGCTGCCGGCGTGGCCCGACGGCACCGAGCCGGAGCGGCGGGTGTCGGGGATGGCCCAACAGCGACTGGAGGATCTGGGGTATGTGTGAGGTGACCGGGAGATGAGCGACTCGCAGGGAACCGGGTTCGCCCTCGAGGTGTCCCGGGAGGACCTCACGCCCCACGCCG
It encodes the following:
- a CDS encoding sulfatase-like hydrolase/transferase, with amino-acid sequence MSRPDGADDGSALDGVTRKLVQRLPHGVKRLLAVPYNRVQRVRADREFAGRADGFPALSPADDAPDHVVCVVVDALRADVVDAETTPFLADRLVDAAVTPSPWTFPAVSSLVTGRYPHEHGSMRRSDDADRGATDLVVPPTLPTEPTPTTLPEVFAAAGYRTYGGFAFHMPFFALGGRFDTHRVYDDAPAEEVLPDFTRWFDRRRRAGDRTCSYLHLADLHEPVEPPRAFRQRYEVDDAIEGLSRWRFRETANPGREGDRYREHRRRLYRAAAAHVDDRLAALRERLPDDVALVVVGDHGEALWEQTALDARTFVDSRPAYGIDHGGTPYEAVARVPLAVEGLDVRPGGTPSLIDVAPTLLDALGQPEALATTGVSLSRGVPDDRVPLVEAARYGHEKKAAYRDGWKLIVSRGDDAAVGFRLPEEPGAAATRADLPADVERDLYDALPAWPDGTEPERRVSGMAQQRLEDLGYV